Below is a window of Rhodamnia argentea isolate NSW1041297 chromosome 11, ASM2092103v1, whole genome shotgun sequence DNA.
AGTCCGGGGCCGCCGCCTCCGTCGCCCTCGTCGAGCAGTCCTCCGTCGCCTGCGCCGCCTCCGGGAAGGCCGGCGGCTTCCTCGCCCTCGACTGGTGCGACAGCGGCCCCCTGGGCCCCCTCGCCCGCGCCAGCTTCGACCTCCACCGCACGCTCGCGGAGGAGCTCGACGGTCCCCGGGCCTACGGCTACCGTGCCCTCACCACTCTCAGCCTCACCGTGAAGGAATCGGAGTCGGGTCAGCAACCGAAGCGGGCTACTCGCGACGACGCCGTCCTGCCCGACTGGGTCGACGGGCCGGGGCGGGCCGCTAGGGCGATTGGGTCGACGGACACCACGGCCCAGGTCCATCCGCAGCTGTTCACCCGGGCTTTGCTGGACAAGGCCGTGACGGATTACGGGCTCGAAGTGGTGATCGGGAAGGCGACGAGGGTCCAAGCGGACGGCGGGGGGAGGGTGTCGTCGGTGGTGCTGGAGGGCGGGAGGGTGTTGGAGGCGGACGCGGTGGTCCTGGCGCTGGGCCCGTGGTCAGGTAACTTCGGGCTTTTGGCGTCGCGGTTCGGGGTATACGGGCTTAAGGCCCATAGCATCGTCTTGGAGCCGAGAGAGCCCGGCTCGATAGGCCCGCAAGCTCTGTTTCTGAGCTTCTTGCCCTCCGGCGGAGGCCCGGCCATGGACCCAGAAGTCTACCCTCGGCCCACCGGTATGTAATCCATGCATGGATAATTTCGTtgcattcttttttccttactaATTAGAAGGAATATCCtatcttaattaattgattaattaggACCAACCAACACATTTTGGTTCGATGAATCATATGTACTGTCGTCTCGTAGGAAGCAATTATCAGTTTCTGCTAGCTTTGCTTGCCTACCTGTCTATCTCTAGAAGATGGGGGCCAAAGTAACATCATGATATATTTTATATGGTGAgatgaaataaaatggaaagGGCTATTGTTTTGTAGCTTCAATGCAATGAGTTTCTAAGTTTAGTAACGCCTAGTTCTATCCATTACATGTTTAGCCGAATTATGACGTGGGAAAGTTGGAAGGATTGATACACAAAAGTGGAAgggctctctgtctctctctataTGTAGCTTGAAATTGAGGTACCAAAGTAGCCTGCATCTTCCAATtgatgtatcagtttggggggttttgatttgattgttcCCATTCGGCCCGCTCCATGTGCGCCTTTCTCCGGCGATTCGCTCGATTTTGCTCAAGTCGATATTCGTCGACATCTTTgaaatctttttttcaaatgatttaggTTGTGATTGTGCTTGTTCAGGGGAGGTCTATTTGTGTGGAATGTCGTCCCGGGAGGAGGTGCCGGATGACCCCGGCGAGGTCGCGCCCAACCCGGAATCCGTGAAGGTGCTGAAGCGGGTTGCTCGGGCCGTGTCGACTCACTTGGCGGAGGGCCAGGCGCGGGTGAAGGCGGAGCAAGCCTGCTTCTTGCCGTGCACCGAGGACGGGGTCCCCGTGATCGGGGAGCTACCTGGGTTGGAAGGTTGCTACGTGGCGACGGGCCACGGCTGCTGGGGCATCCTCAACGGGCCCGCTACTGGGGCGGCGGTGGCAGAGCTCGTGCTCGAAGGGCAGGCCCGGACCGTGGACCTGACTCGGTTCAGCCCCGCACGGTTTGTAGTCTCTAGGAAGAGATAAAAATGTGGCATTCGGAAATGTAAATTGCGTTTGTTTTCTATCAAGTGAcgtgatttttccttcttctctccttcgtcttcttctatTAAGTAAGGAATTTGACTAGAACACAATTTAGGGTATCTGTACTTATGTACAACTAAGATCTTCACGAACGGCCTCGA
It encodes the following:
- the LOC115742160 gene encoding putative oxidoreductase TDA3, yielding MSTTASSTSSPALALARLTPRSSPAAKTRSPTSLAVAIRSSMDSPPPQQKPPKRVLVCGGGVIGVCTAYFLSKSGAAASVALVEQSSVACAASGKAGGFLALDWCDSGPLGPLARASFDLHRTLAEELDGPRAYGYRALTTLSLTVKESESGQQPKRATRDDAVLPDWVDGPGRAARAIGSTDTTAQVHPQLFTRALLDKAVTDYGLEVVIGKATRVQADGGGRVSSVVLEGGRVLEADAVVLALGPWSGNFGLLASRFGVYGLKAHSIVLEPREPGSIGPQALFLSFLPSGGGPAMDPEVYPRPTGEVYLCGMSSREEVPDDPGEVAPNPESVKVLKRVARAVSTHLAEGQARVKAEQACFLPCTEDGVPVIGELPGLEGCYVATGHGCWGILNGPATGAAVAELVLEGQARTVDLTRFSPARFVVSRKR